The following proteins are co-located in the Eriocheir sinensis breed Jianghai 21 chromosome 34, ASM2467909v1, whole genome shotgun sequence genome:
- the LOC127006989 gene encoding probable cytochrome P450 301a1, mitochondrial isoform X2 has translation MLLVWRVARRPLLTTPCLVTARQKSLDAAPQIKRKDGALRSVREIPGPPTFPLLGCLPSLVASGMTFNLKRIHKFFEGLIHKYGPIVRIETAQMPPGVLVINADHTEAMIRATMDNPIRNGFLSLKKIRLEMEDDYFEGKTGLLSENGEEWWRVRSKVQTPMMKPKNVASYLPQVDQITLEFIERMAFFQAKHGEMPHDFQTELYKWALESVGVVALNRRLGCLTPDLPGDSEPMRLIGLVSDLFHNLNLTEFGVHTWRIFPTRPYRTVREKHTAFLRLVDSNIQETEALLLAQGREDREATLMESLLMTPGLSRKDVITLILDMILAGIDTTSHSIGFTLYLLARHPAVQTKLQEEVDTVLRGHEGPLTAQHLAKLSYLKAVIKESLRIFPLVLGTIRTLEKDLILDNYVIPKNWSVLSMNMLTGWEETYFPRAKEFLPERWLRHKPLGPIHPYASLPFGAGVRMCIGRRLAEQEMYIFLTRVMQRFTLDYKYEDIDIITSLVCIPSQPLRFNLIERT, from the exons ATGCTGCTCGTGTGGAGGGTTGCGCGCCGCCCCCTGCTCACCACGCCTTGCCTGGTGACCGCGAGGCAAAAGTCACTAGACGCAGCACCACAAATCAAGCGGAAGGACGGTGCTCTCAGATCGGTTCGAGAAATACCAGGACCTCCAACCTTCCCCCTCCTTGGATGTCTCCCGAGTCTGGTCGCCTCAGGAATGA CCTTCAATTTAAAGAGGATACACAAGTTTTTCGAGGGGCTGATACATAAATACGGTCCCATAGTGAGGATAGAGACTGCGCAGATGCCTCCTGGGGTCTTGGTGATCAACGCAGACCACACAGAAGCCATGATAAGGGCAACCATGGACAACCCAATACGAAACGGCTTCCTCTCACTCAAAAAAATCAGATTAGAAATGGAAGACGATTACTTCGAGGGAAAAACAGGTCTTCTGTCTGA GAATGGCGAGGAGTGGTGGCGTGTGCGAAGTAAAGTTCAGACGCCCATGATGAAGCCCAAGAACGTGGCGTCCTATCTGCCGCAGGTGGACCAGATAACCCTCGAGTTCattgaaag GATGGCTTTCTTTCAGGCGAAGCATGGCGAGATGCCCCACGACTTCCAGACAGAACTGTACAAGTGGGCTCTGGAGT CCGTGGGTGTTGTGGCCCTGAACCGGCGCCTGGGCTGCCTGACACCTGACTTACCCGGAGACTCCGAGCCCATGAGACTCATTGGGCTGGTGAGCGACCTCTTCCACAACCTGAACCTGACGGAGTTCGGAGTACACACGTGGCGGATCTTTCCAACCCGCCCCTACAGAACAGTCAGGGAGAAGCACACCGCCTTTTTAAG GCTGGTGGACAGCAACATCCAAGAAACTGAGGCCTTGCTACTGGCCCAGGGTCGTGAGGACAGGGAAGCCACTTTGATGGAGAGCCTCCTCATGACGCCCGGCCTCTCCCGCAAGGATGTTATCACCCTAATTCTTGACATGATCCTAGCTGGAATAGACACA ACTTCCCACAGCATTGGCTTTACATTGTATTTATTGGCACGGCACCCGGCAGTGCAGACTAAGTTGCAGGAAGAGGTTGACACAGTGTTGAGGGGCCATGAGGGGCCATTGACAGCACAACACCTGGCCAAGCTCTCCTACCTGAAGGCAGTCATCAAGGAGTCCCTCAG aatATTTCCTCTAGTTCTTGGCACCATTCGAACTTTAGAGAAGGATTTGATTCTGGACAATTATGTGATTCCCAAAAAT TGGTCCGTATTGAGCATGAACATGCTGACGGGATGGGAGGAAACATACTTCCCCAGAGCCAAGGAGTTCCTGCCTGAACGCTGGCTAAGACACAAGCCTCTTGGGCCCATCCATCCctacgcttcccttcccttcggagCCGGAGTCAGAATGTGCATTGGCAGGCGACTTGCTGAACAGGAAATGTATATCTTCCTCACAAGG GTGATGCAGCGGTTTACTCTTGACTACAAGTATGAAGACATTGACATTATCACCAGCCTGGTGTGCATCCCATCTCAGCCACTCAGGTTCAACCTCATTGAGCGCACCTGA
- the LOC127006989 gene encoding probable cytochrome P450 301a1, mitochondrial isoform X1 has product MSLGDAMLLVWRVARRPLLTTPCLVTARQKSLDAAPQIKRKDGALRSVREIPGPPTFPLLGCLPSLVASGMTFNLKRIHKFFEGLIHKYGPIVRIETAQMPPGVLVINADHTEAMIRATMDNPIRNGFLSLKKIRLEMEDDYFEGKTGLLSENGEEWWRVRSKVQTPMMKPKNVASYLPQVDQITLEFIERMAFFQAKHGEMPHDFQTELYKWALESVGVVALNRRLGCLTPDLPGDSEPMRLIGLVSDLFHNLNLTEFGVHTWRIFPTRPYRTVREKHTAFLRLVDSNIQETEALLLAQGREDREATLMESLLMTPGLSRKDVITLILDMILAGIDTTSHSIGFTLYLLARHPAVQTKLQEEVDTVLRGHEGPLTAQHLAKLSYLKAVIKESLRIFPLVLGTIRTLEKDLILDNYVIPKNWSVLSMNMLTGWEETYFPRAKEFLPERWLRHKPLGPIHPYASLPFGAGVRMCIGRRLAEQEMYIFLTRVMQRFTLDYKYEDIDIITSLVCIPSQPLRFNLIERT; this is encoded by the exons ATGA GCCTTGGGGACGCGATGCTGCTCGTGTGGAGGGTTGCGCGCCGCCCCCTGCTCACCACGCCTTGCCTGGTGACCGCGAGGCAAAAGTCACTAGACGCAGCACCACAAATCAAGCGGAAGGACGGTGCTCTCAGATCGGTTCGAGAAATACCAGGACCTCCAACCTTCCCCCTCCTTGGATGTCTCCCGAGTCTGGTCGCCTCAGGAATGA CCTTCAATTTAAAGAGGATACACAAGTTTTTCGAGGGGCTGATACATAAATACGGTCCCATAGTGAGGATAGAGACTGCGCAGATGCCTCCTGGGGTCTTGGTGATCAACGCAGACCACACAGAAGCCATGATAAGGGCAACCATGGACAACCCAATACGAAACGGCTTCCTCTCACTCAAAAAAATCAGATTAGAAATGGAAGACGATTACTTCGAGGGAAAAACAGGTCTTCTGTCTGA GAATGGCGAGGAGTGGTGGCGTGTGCGAAGTAAAGTTCAGACGCCCATGATGAAGCCCAAGAACGTGGCGTCCTATCTGCCGCAGGTGGACCAGATAACCCTCGAGTTCattgaaag GATGGCTTTCTTTCAGGCGAAGCATGGCGAGATGCCCCACGACTTCCAGACAGAACTGTACAAGTGGGCTCTGGAGT CCGTGGGTGTTGTGGCCCTGAACCGGCGCCTGGGCTGCCTGACACCTGACTTACCCGGAGACTCCGAGCCCATGAGACTCATTGGGCTGGTGAGCGACCTCTTCCACAACCTGAACCTGACGGAGTTCGGAGTACACACGTGGCGGATCTTTCCAACCCGCCCCTACAGAACAGTCAGGGAGAAGCACACCGCCTTTTTAAG GCTGGTGGACAGCAACATCCAAGAAACTGAGGCCTTGCTACTGGCCCAGGGTCGTGAGGACAGGGAAGCCACTTTGATGGAGAGCCTCCTCATGACGCCCGGCCTCTCCCGCAAGGATGTTATCACCCTAATTCTTGACATGATCCTAGCTGGAATAGACACA ACTTCCCACAGCATTGGCTTTACATTGTATTTATTGGCACGGCACCCGGCAGTGCAGACTAAGTTGCAGGAAGAGGTTGACACAGTGTTGAGGGGCCATGAGGGGCCATTGACAGCACAACACCTGGCCAAGCTCTCCTACCTGAAGGCAGTCATCAAGGAGTCCCTCAG aatATTTCCTCTAGTTCTTGGCACCATTCGAACTTTAGAGAAGGATTTGATTCTGGACAATTATGTGATTCCCAAAAAT TGGTCCGTATTGAGCATGAACATGCTGACGGGATGGGAGGAAACATACTTCCCCAGAGCCAAGGAGTTCCTGCCTGAACGCTGGCTAAGACACAAGCCTCTTGGGCCCATCCATCCctacgcttcccttcccttcggagCCGGAGTCAGAATGTGCATTGGCAGGCGACTTGCTGAACAGGAAATGTATATCTTCCTCACAAGG GTGATGCAGCGGTTTACTCTTGACTACAAGTATGAAGACATTGACATTATCACCAGCCTGGTGTGCATCCCATCTCAGCCACTCAGGTTCAACCTCATTGAGCGCACCTGA